GCCTGGGCACCGGAAGCCCATCAAATCCGACTCGGCGACCTGGATCACGACGGGCGCGACGAATTCCAGGACATCGGTTACGCCCTCCGTGTGGACGGCACCTACATGTGGGGCAACCCGGAAATCGGTCACGGAGACAGGTTCCACACGCTCGACATAGACCCGGACCGGCCCGGCTTGGAAACGTTTCTGATTCAGCAAGACAACCCCTCCGGCCTCGGCATGGCCCTGATCGAGGCGGCCACGGGAAAGTTCATCAAGAAATGGTACCTGGGCGGCGTGGGCGACGTGGGGCGGGGCGTGGCCGCCGACTTCGACCTCAACCACCGGGGCTGCGAGATGTTCTCCACCATGGCCAACCTGTACGATTGCAAGGGCAACGTCATCTACAACACTCACCCATGGCCGGTGGAGACGATCTGGTGGGACAGTGACCCGGCCCGCGAACTCCTGGTGACGGTCGGAAGCACGGGCGAGTCGCCGGCCATTGGCAAGTTCAACCCCTCCAATCCGGGCACTCCAACCCGCATTTATACCATCTACAACGAGACACCGCCCGGGGTCTACTGGCTCTATGGCGGCCGGCCCAATTTCTGCGGGGACATCCTGGGTGACTGGCGGGAGGAGCTTGTCCTGCCCGCAAACGACAACAGCGAAATCCGTATCTACATCACCAAGATCCCGGCCACCAACCGGCTCTACTGTCTCATGCACAACGGGCAATACCGCATCCAGGCCGTCACCAAGGGCTACTGGCAGTCCGCCTACGTGGATTACTACCTGGGCGGAGACATGGATCCGCCACCGCCGGCGCCCTTTTCCAACGCACGGCTTGTCTGGCGCGGCGGCGGTAGTAATCTTTGGGACGTCGGCGTTACACCCAATTGGTTGACCAACAACCTCTGGGTTTCCAACTTCACTGCCGTCCCCTACCAGCAGGGTGATTCGGTTCTGTTCGATATCAGCGGGTCCAATCATGTTTCCATCCACCTGACCACCGACCTTCAGCCGGCCGAGGTCACGGTGTACTCCCCCAGGGACTACACATTCGCCGGTCCGGGCCGGTTGTCGGGTCCCATGAAACTGACCAAGGTCGGGGGCGGCCGACTCATCCTGCTGGGAACCAACACCTACAGCGGACGCACGCTGGTGGCCGAAGGGTCTCTGGTTGTGCATGGTCACCTCATTAACTCCCCGCTAACGGTGCGCGGCGGCACATGGCTGGACGGCCGGCTGTCCGGAACGGGCATCGTCTCCGCACCGGTTACCATCCAGCGCAACGGAGGTCTCTCGCCCGGCAACGGCACCAACGCCCCGGGCACTCTCACCATCGCCAACAACCTGACACTCCACAACAGCTTGAACGACTTCGACCTTTCCGACGATCCTTCCGGCAGCGTCCGGAAGAACGACCGGGTGATTGTGACCGGCAACCTGACCCTGCTGGGTACCAACACGTTTCGCATCTGGCGCCTCAACACCAACGTGTCGGCCGGGTACTACCCGCTCATCTCGTACTCCGGCACGTTCTCGGGTTCCCTGGCGGCCCTGCGCACGGTTGGACTGGAAGGGATCCCGCACACCTTCACCAACCGCGCCAATCAGTTGGAACTCTGGGTCCGACCCACGCGTGCACCGGCAACCGTCGTATGGACCGGTGGGCTCAACAACAACGCGTGGGACCTGGCTCACACACCCAACTGGCTCAACGGCACGAACCAGGACGTGTTCATGCCGGGTGACACCGTGTACTTCGACAACACAGGAGCCTCCAATCTCACCGTCCGACTCAGCGACTGGCTGCCGGCTGCAAAGGTCGTCGTGAACAGCACGCTCAACTACACCTTCACCGGTGACGGAGGTCTGATGGGCGCGGCAAGCGTGCTCAAGTCCAACACCGGTTCACTCACCCTCCTGGCGGGGAACAACACCTACACCGGCCGCACTGTAATCGCCGGTGGGACCTTGATTGTTCCCACGCTTGAACCGAGTGGCTTCCCCAGTGCCCTAGGCTCGGCGTCGCCCGACCCGTCGAACATCCTGCTGACCTCGGGTGCCACCCTGCGCGTCAATTCCCAGGCCTACACGGACCGCGGGCTCACGCTTGGTCCCGGCACCAACACCCTTGACGTGACTGGCAGCCAGCTCACCCTGGCCGGTCCAATGGTCGGCACCGGCACCCTGCGCAAGACCGGTGGCGGCACACTGGCCCTGAGCGCCAGCAACAGTTTCACCGGCGGCACAATCATCGAATCCGGCGCGATCAACCTGCTGGATAGCCGTGGGAACATTTACGGGTTGGGCACAGGGCCCGTCATATTCATCAACGGGACACTGAGCTACATGGATCTGCAAGCCAGCCTCAGTTATCCGCAAAACTTTATCGTGCCAGCCGGCTGCTCCGGGCGTATCAACTGTGACGGACGCTCCTCTCTGACCGGTTCACTCACCGGCGCGGGCACATTCACCGTGTATGTCGGCTATGTCCGGACGGATTTCCGGGGCGATTGGTCGGGCTTCACCGGGCAAATCAACGTCGTCACGGACAGTGACGGGGGTGATTTCCGACTGAACAACAGGGCCGGTCTGCCCGGCGCAAGGCTCAACCTGGCCAGCCTGGCAAGCTTGCAGAACCGGGTCAGTGGCACTCCCACCATTCCGATCGGCGAATTGGCAGGTGCACCCGGTAGCAACCTGTCCGCACCGGGTGGCAATGGAGGTCTGCCGGTGATTTGGAGCGTCGGCGGCCTCAACACCTCCGCCACATTTGCCGGAAACACCTTCAACAATGTCGGCCTCATCAAGGTCGGCACGGGCACCTGGACGCTCTCGGGCACCAACCTCGCACACACCGGCCCGACCACCATCAACGCCGGCACACTCCTCTACAATGGTATCGGGACAAACTCGACCAGCCCCCTCACCGTCAATACCTCAGGCACACTGGGCGGCACCGGATTCATCGGTGGCAACGTCACCGTGCACGGGACATTGAATCCGGGCCCGACCGCGGGCAGCAGCATCGGAACCCTGACCGTATCGGGCAACGTCACTTTCAGTCCCTCCGGCCGGGCGGTCATGGAAATCAACAAAACCATGGCCAGCCATGACCGGCTCGTGGTGGGCGGAACGCTCACCTGCGGCGGCATGCTGGTCGTCACGAACCTGGGCGGTACCCTGTCGGCCGGCGATAGCTTCAAGCTCTTTGATGCCAGGGTGTATGCCGGTGCGTTTTCCAATTTCGCGCTGCCGCCCCTGCCTGCAGGGCTGGCCTGGGACACTTCAGCCCTGAACACGAACGGCACGTTGCGAGTGGTTGCACAAAAGCCGGCCGGAGCCAACATCGCCTTTGTCAGTTTTCATCCTGCGGACGATCAGCCGGACGCGACGGCGGCCGGGGCGGGTTTTACCAATGCGCCGGATGCCGGCTACACCCGGTTGTTGCGGGCCCGGGGTCATACGGTGACCCGGCTGGTGACGGTGGACAGTGCGGATGCC
This portion of the Limisphaera ngatamarikiensis genome encodes:
- a CDS encoding autotransporter-associated beta strand repeat-containing protein, with amino-acid sequence MRPVLNGVEVPDTYAHPSNTPFTLPANAPVRQYIPVPIQPTPDGVSRRVGYIRVGDLDGDGEYDFVFPRFHPTVTTNIYVDAYRRDGTLLWRVDLGPNSLNQYSIEPGASAIDIGHGDNMAVYDLDGDGRAEVILRTARGVVLPNGTVIPGPDDNTQYISILDGLTGRERARDTVPNPYLADGPLNGHMGILYDGKRPVLIYKAKNRRDDGTFQGITSAWTYRNGTLTRLWTWLHSSAWAPEAHQIRLGDLDHDGRDEFQDIGYALRVDGTYMWGNPEIGHGDRFHTLDIDPDRPGLETFLIQQDNPSGLGMALIEAATGKFIKKWYLGGVGDVGRGVAADFDLNHRGCEMFSTMANLYDCKGNVIYNTHPWPVETIWWDSDPARELLVTVGSTGESPAIGKFNPSNPGTPTRIYTIYNETPPGVYWLYGGRPNFCGDILGDWREELVLPANDNSEIRIYITKIPATNRLYCLMHNGQYRIQAVTKGYWQSAYVDYYLGGDMDPPPPAPFSNARLVWRGGGSNLWDVGVTPNWLTNNLWVSNFTAVPYQQGDSVLFDISGSNHVSIHLTTDLQPAEVTVYSPRDYTFAGPGRLSGPMKLTKVGGGRLILLGTNTYSGRTLVAEGSLVVHGHLINSPLTVRGGTWLDGRLSGTGIVSAPVTIQRNGGLSPGNGTNAPGTLTIANNLTLHNSLNDFDLSDDPSGSVRKNDRVIVTGNLTLLGTNTFRIWRLNTNVSAGYYPLISYSGTFSGSLAALRTVGLEGIPHTFTNRANQLELWVRPTRAPATVVWTGGLNNNAWDLAHTPNWLNGTNQDVFMPGDTVYFDNTGASNLTVRLSDWLPAAKVVVNSTLNYTFTGDGGLMGAASVLKSNTGSLTLLAGNNTYTGRTVIAGGTLIVPTLEPSGFPSALGSASPDPSNILLTSGATLRVNSQAYTDRGLTLGPGTNTLDVTGSQLTLAGPMVGTGTLRKTGGGTLALSASNSFTGGTIIESGAINLLDSRGNIYGLGTGPVIFINGTLSYMDLQASLSYPQNFIVPAGCSGRINCDGRSSLTGSLTGAGTFTVYVGYVRTDFRGDWSGFTGQINVVTDSDGGDFRLNNRAGLPGARLNLASLASLQNRVSGTPTIPIGELAGAPGSNLSAPGGNGGLPVIWSVGGLNTSATFAGNTFNNVGLIKVGTGTWTLSGTNLAHTGPTTINAGTLLYNGIGTNSTSPLTVNTSGTLGGTGFIGGNVTVHGTLNPGPTAGSSIGTLTVSGNVTFSPSGRAVMEINKTMASHDRLVVGGTLTCGGMLVVTNLGGTLSAGDSFKLFDARVYAGAFSNFALPPLPAGLAWDTSALNTNGTLRVVAQKPAGANIAFVSFHPADDQPDATAAGAGFTNAPDAGYTRLLRARGHTVTRLVTVDSADANPDFIAALQTNDLVIISRSVPSSHYQQANETAFWNGLSKPVMILGGYIIRGGTGGGSRLGLTTGETMVDTTS